A stretch of Labrus bergylta chromosome 19, fLabBer1.1, whole genome shotgun sequence DNA encodes these proteins:
- the tmem106bb gene encoding transmembrane protein 106B isoform X2 codes for MGGSLSLFSKQTERDDGQDFLTSPVEDSQSEDGKGGDVSQFPYVEFTGRDSVTCPTCQGTGRIPRGQENQLVALIPYSDQRLRPRRTKLYVSASVVLCLLLSSLAVFFLFPRSIDVSYAGVKTVFVSYDQDKRSVYLNITNTLNITNNNYYSVEVANITAQVQFAKTVIGKSRITNTTAISPLDMKQIDYMVPTIIADEMNYMYDYCTLQTIKVHNIVVMMQVTVTTTYFGHAEQVSQEMYQYVDCGGNTTSIRAMISC; via the exons ATGGGGGgttctctttccctcttctcGAAGCAGACGGAACGCGATGACGGTCAAGACTTCCTCACCTCTCCTGTGGAGGATTCCCAGTCCGAGGACGGGAAGGGAGGAGACGTCTCTCAGTTTCCGTACGTGGAGTTCACGGGACGGGACAGCGTGACGTGTCCCACATGTCAGGGCACGGGGAGGATCCCCAGAG GACAAGAAAATCAACTCGTGGCATTGATTCCTTACAGTGACCAACGGTTGCGGCCAAGGAGGAC GAAGTTGTACGTGTCGGCGTCAGTGGTTCTCTGCCTCTTGCTGTCCAGTCTGGccgtcttcttcctcttccctcGCTCCATCGACGTTTCCTACGCCGGAGTGAAGACGGTTTTCGTCAGCTACGACCAAGACAAGCGCAGCGTTTATCTCAACATCACG aaCACTCTGAACATCACCAACAATAACTATTACTCGGTGGAGGTGGCCAACATCACCGCTCAGGTCCAGTTCGCAAAGACGGTGATCGGAAAATCTCGCATCACTAACACCACTGCCATCAGTCCTCTGGACATGAAACAG aTTGATTATATGGTCCCCACCATCATCGCAGATGAGATGAACTACATGTA TGATTACTGCACTCTGCAAACCATCAAGGTCCACAACATCGTCGTGATGATGCA AGTGACCGTCACCACCACGTATTTCGGTCACGCAGAGCAGGTGTCTCAGGAGATGTATCAGTACGTGGACTGCGGAGGAAACACCACCTCCATCAGAGCGATGATTTCCTGTTGA
- the scin gene encoding adseverin: protein MVLHHKEFATAGQKAGLQIWRIESLELVPVPESLHGNFYTGDAYVILNTLKQRDSFFYHLHYWLGKECSQDESTAAAIFTVQLDDYLGGKPVQYRELQGVESTAFSSYFKGGITYKTGGVSSGFHHVITNDLSAKRLLHIKGRRVVRATQVPLSWSSFNSGDCFIVDLGDRIYQWCGTKCNRFERLKAAQVARAIRDNERNARAELVVVEEGSEPSTLTDVLGVKPQLSEGNDDDDTEADVSNRKMAKLYMVSDATGSMKVSVVKEENPFLQTDLISEECFILDHGKNKMIFVWKGHKANPGERKEAMKTAEGFIKQMRYPENTQIQVLPEGGETPMFKQFFMGWRDRDQSEGFGKVVVAERIARIQQVEFDASKLHESRHMAAQYNMVDDGSGDTQIWRVESSGRVPVDSKSFGQFYGGDCYIILYTYGKRQIIYTWQGASCSLDELTASAFLTVQLDRSLGGNAVQVRVCQGKEPPHLLSLFKSKPLIVYKNGTSRHGGQAPAPKIRLFQVRRNLGTITRIAEVDAAAASLNSNDAYLLKMDGGQGYLWMGKGASDEELKGAEYMSKELNCNSKRITEEKEPADFWAALGGKGAYQTSERLESQTLPHPPRLFGCSNKTGRFIIEEVPGEFTQDDLAEDDVMLLDVWDQVFVWIGKDANEVERTESLRSAKQYVESDPSGRDKQTPLVVVKQGHEPPTFTGWFLAWDPSHWDSVSRSMQAMRL, encoded by the exons ATGGTCCTTCATCACAAAGAGTTCGCCACGGCGGGTCAGAAAGCCGGCCTGCAGATCTGGAGGATCGAGAGTCTGGAGCTGGTTCCTGTTCCAGAGAGCTTGCACGGGAACTTTTACACCGGGGACGCTTATGTGATCCTGAACACGCTCAAGCAGAGGGACAGCTTCTTCTACCACCTTCACTACTGGCTCG gAAAGGAGTGCAGTCAAGATGAGAGCACGGCGGCAGCCATCTTCACTGTGCAGCTGGACGACTACCTGGGAGGGAAGCCGGTCCAGTACAGAGAACTGCAGGGGGTCGAGTCCACGGCCTTCAGCAGCTACTTCAAGGGAGGGATCACGTACAAG aCAGGGGGCGTGTCCTCAGGTTTCCATCACGTGATCACCAATGACCTTTCGGCAAAGAGACTCCTCCACATCAAGGGCCGGCGGGTGGTCCGGGCGACGCAGGTCCCCCTCAGCTGGTCCAGCTTCAACAGCGGGGACTGCTTCATCGTGGACCTCGGAGAC aGGATCTATCAGTGGTGTGGGACCAAGTGCAACAGGTTTGAGCGCCTGAAGGCAGCACAGGTGGCCAGAGCGATCAGGGACAACGAGAGGAACGCCCGAGCGGAGCTGGTGGTCGTAGAAGAAGGAAGTGAACCCTCCAccttaactgat GTTCTTGGAGTGAAGCCGCAGCTGTCAGAGGGAAACGATGATGACGACACAGAGGCAGACGTGTCCAACAGGAAAATGGCCAAACTATACATG GTTTCTGATGCAACAGGATCCATGAAAGTGAGCGTTGTGAAGGAGGAGAACCCTTTCCTCCAGACCGACCTGATCTCAGAGGAATGCTTCATCCTAGATCACGGCAAAAACAAGATGATATTTGTATGGAAAG GGCACAAAGCCAACCCTGGTGAGAGAAAAGAGGCAATGAAAACAGCCGAGGGCTTCATCAAACAGATGCGCTacccagaaaacacacag ATCCAAGTGTTACCTGAGGGTGGAGAGACCCCCATGTTCAAGCAGTTCTTCATGGGGTGGAGAGACCGGGACCAGAGCGAGGGATTCGGGAAGGTGGTTGTCGCAGAGAGGATCGCGAGGATCCAGCAGGTGGAGTTTGATGCCTCAAAGCTCCACGAGTCCCGTCATATGGCAGCTCAGTACAACATGGTGGACGACGGCAGCGGAGACACACAG ATCTGGAGGGTGGAGAGCAGCGGCAGAGTTCCTGTCGACTCAAAGAGCTTCGGTCAGTTTTACGGCGGCGACTGTTACATCATCCTGTACACGTACGGAAAGAGACAGATCATCTACACCTG GCAGGGAGCGAGCTGCTCTCTAGACGAGCTCACAGCCTCGGCCTTCCTGACCGTACAGCTGGATCGATCGCTGGGAGGAAACGCAGTTCAG gTCAGAGTGTGTCAAGGTAAAGAACCTCCTCATCTGCTGAGTCTCTTCAAATCCAAACCCCTCATCGTTTATAAGAATGGTACGTCCCGCCACGGAGGTCAGGCCCCCGCTCCTAAGATCAGACTGTTTCAGGTCCGGCGAAACCTCGGCACCATCACCAGGATAGCTGAG gtggATGCTGCGGCAGCCAGTCTGAACTCCAACGATGCTTACCTGCTGAAGATGGACGGTGGGCAGGGCTACCTGTGGATGGGTAAAGGAGCCAGCGATGAAGAGTTAAAGGGAGCCGAGTACATGAGTAAAGAGCTGAACTGCAACAGCAAACGCATCACGGAAGAGAAAGAACCAG CCGACTTCTGGGCGGCGTTGGGAGGGAAGGGAGCGTACCAGACCTCAGAGAGACTGGAGAGTCAGACCCTGCCTCACCCTCCTCGTCTGTTTGGATGCTCCAATAAGACGGGCCGGTTCATC ATCGAGGAGGTTCCAGGAGAGTTCACTCAGGATGACCTGGCAGAAGATGACGTGATGCTGCTGGATGTTTGGGATCAG GTGTTTGTCTGGATCGGGAAGGATGCCAACGAGGTGGAGAGGACTGAATCTCTCAGATCTG
- the tmem106bb gene encoding transmembrane protein 106B isoform X1 has protein sequence MFRWIGVAMGGSLSLFSKQTERDDGQDFLTSPVEDSQSEDGKGGDVSQFPYVEFTGRDSVTCPTCQGTGRIPRGQENQLVALIPYSDQRLRPRRTKLYVSASVVLCLLLSSLAVFFLFPRSIDVSYAGVKTVFVSYDQDKRSVYLNITNTLNITNNNYYSVEVANITAQVQFAKTVIGKSRITNTTAISPLDMKQIDYMVPTIIADEMNYMYDYCTLQTIKVHNIVVMMQVTVTTTYFGHAEQVSQEMYQYVDCGGNTTSIRAMISC, from the exons GTGTGGCCATGGGGGgttctctttccctcttctcGAAGCAGACGGAACGCGATGACGGTCAAGACTTCCTCACCTCTCCTGTGGAGGATTCCCAGTCCGAGGACGGGAAGGGAGGAGACGTCTCTCAGTTTCCGTACGTGGAGTTCACGGGACGGGACAGCGTGACGTGTCCCACATGTCAGGGCACGGGGAGGATCCCCAGAG GACAAGAAAATCAACTCGTGGCATTGATTCCTTACAGTGACCAACGGTTGCGGCCAAGGAGGAC GAAGTTGTACGTGTCGGCGTCAGTGGTTCTCTGCCTCTTGCTGTCCAGTCTGGccgtcttcttcctcttccctcGCTCCATCGACGTTTCCTACGCCGGAGTGAAGACGGTTTTCGTCAGCTACGACCAAGACAAGCGCAGCGTTTATCTCAACATCACG aaCACTCTGAACATCACCAACAATAACTATTACTCGGTGGAGGTGGCCAACATCACCGCTCAGGTCCAGTTCGCAAAGACGGTGATCGGAAAATCTCGCATCACTAACACCACTGCCATCAGTCCTCTGGACATGAAACAG aTTGATTATATGGTCCCCACCATCATCGCAGATGAGATGAACTACATGTA TGATTACTGCACTCTGCAAACCATCAAGGTCCACAACATCGTCGTGATGATGCA AGTGACCGTCACCACCACGTATTTCGGTCACGCAGAGCAGGTGTCTCAGGAGATGTATCAGTACGTGGACTGCGGAGGAAACACCACCTCCATCAGAGCGATGATTTCCTGTTGA